A part of Bombus huntii isolate Logan2020A unplaced genomic scaffold, iyBomHunt1.1 ctg00000144.1, whole genome shotgun sequence genomic DNA contains:
- the LOC126877313 gene encoding myosin-2 heavy chain-like, with translation MANVEDERLSDEEDLTLEELRSKLAQMNLPISGARSVLVARLNRACKPGRSTPKDSKRGEEPTNQRNLRSKQRAERSQEGEEDLEKLRTKELRARLVSLGLKVTGRKSELRARLQAALEGDDVSSEEESSDESEGEDDKQGAREYRRGTRAVYQDRDEYQQKVCVGSMLSLKDVEDSLEKFSGDDLLSVNQWVEDFEEMAEVWGWSDAHMVAYAKKLLAGSAQAFVRQERCAKFWAKLKKALRNEFENVVRDQQIHGELSHRKKKADESLQQYMYHMCGIAKQGRIDTQSLIDYIIQGIPDEVANKTVLYGARNIEQLKERFRRYEAIRRDMEMRTKFEEPKSSRVKPVAKLSETERNKEPGRSGDARKARCYNCGDAEHVCAECPSKSRGPKCFKCREYGHIASSCDNLGEPSKKVYSVFRSLQTRRGKDVKMENFELSALIDTGSELTLMRADQHVKIGAPRLSREIVGFRGVGSGRNFTLGKFSTNIIIDNESYCITIHVVPDTVMQHSLIIGADFLDTVEISIKGGESFISRIKDENPDECPEVLKIDVETQASEIDLSHVKDMQHRLKRDLKRTKALLRDAQTMLERSKGDSTGKAALRQLKNQLEDAECARAVAVKAKQALEQELNETQASLQEVLRQRSEAEDRVNVASRERTELLSQLEENKEELAEVLKKYRAAVQQVSEERRIVARHVVIGKVDHEMVSSSDSCGQQEDLANITRRKNLAKQQQQDVVDDICEFTEKDSVAGVRVVSSFRIDSKRVNARRTKRQGKSHVRNPSNNIDTKIRYTKDVDDEDDDGIVEDTMNVKTFEKEEIIVSVDGKLSTSSMYEPSLRKCHDAATTIKAPDKSEMGKQTTERKIEEERKRSSSIEDDQAAVFQEERDQLRADAKRRIEEIQIRNKRAYNRRRKKATAYRTGDLVAIERMQRGPGLKLHPKFLGPYRVIKVLQNDRCIVQREGEHEGPRTTSTAADHMKWWNADDSDVSASGDDEHI, from the coding sequence atggcaaacgttgaagacgaacgattgtcggatgaagaggatttgacgctggaggagctgaggagtaagctcgcacagatgaatctgcctatatccggtgcgagatcagtgctggttgccaggttgaacagagcgtgcaaacctggtcgatctactcctaaggattcgaagcgtggcgaagaaccaacaaaccagcgaaatctaagaagcaagcagagagccgaacgcagtcaagagggagaggaagacctcgagaagctgaggacgaaagagctgagagcgcgtctcgttagcttggggttgaaggtaacgggaagaaaatccgaactacgcgcgcggctacaggcggccctagaaggagacgatgtatcgtcggaagaagagagctccgacgaaagtgaaggcgaggacgataaacaaggcgcgcgagaatacaggagaggcacgcgagcggtgtatcaggaccgcgatgagtatcagcagaaggtatgcgtcggttcgatgttgagtcttaaagacgtggaagactcattagagaaattcagcggggatgatctgctgagtGTAAATCAAtgggtggaagacttcgaggaaatggcagaagtgtggggttggtcagacgcccacatggtggcctatgctaagaaattactcgcaggctccgctcaggccttcgtacgacaagaGCGATGCGCGAAGTtctgggcaaagctaaaaaaggcgttgaggaatgagtttgaaaatgtagtaagagaccaacagatacatggcgagttatcccatagaaagaagaaagcagatgagagtctgcaacaatatatgtatcacatgtgcgggattgcaaaacaaggaaggattgatacgcaatccttgatagactacattattcaaggcattcccgacgaggtcgcgaacaagactgtgctatacggagccaggaatatcgagcaattaaaagagcgtttcaggcgctacgaagcgataagaagagatatggagatgaggacgaaatttgaggagccgaagagtagcagggtaaagccggtggcgaagctgtccgaaaccgagaggaacaaggaacccggtcgatctggagatgcgaggaaggcgcgatgctacaattgcgGTGATGCGGAGCACGTGTGTGCGGAGTGTCCGAGCAAGTCGAGAGGACCTaaatgcttcaaatgtagggagtacggacacatcgcatcaagttgcgacaatttgggtgagccctcaaaaaaagtttacagcgtgtttcggtcgttacaaacaaggcgtggtaaggatgttaagatggaaaatttcgaattgagcgcgttgatagacaccggtagtgagctgactctaatgcgagcagatcagcatgtgaaaatcggagcgcccagattaagtcgggaaatcgttggatttcgcggtgtcggttccggaaggaattttacgctcgggaaattttcgacgaacattattatagacaatgagtcgtactgtataaccatacacgtagttccagacacagtgatgcaacattcgcttattattggcgcagactttttggacactgttgaaataagtataaaagggggagaatcttttattagtagaataaaggacgaaaatcccgatgagtgtccggaagtcctcaagatagatgtagagacacaggcgagtgagatagatttgtcgcacgttaaggacatgcaacataggctaaaaagagatttgaagagaaccaaagcattgctaagagacgctcaaacgatgctggagagatcgaaaggtgactcgacgggtaaagcagctttacgacagctgaagaaccagttagaagatgcagaatgcgctagagcagttgcagttaaagcgaaacaggcactggagcaagaactgaatgagacgcaggcttcgttgcaggaagtactgcggcaacgttccgaagcagaagatcgtgttaatgtagctagtcgcgaacgaactgagctactgtcgcaattggaagaaaataaagaagagttagcagaagttttgaagaagtatcgggcagctgtgcagcaagtgtcggaggaacggagaatagtggcaagacacgtggtgattggtaaagtggaccacgagatggtgtcctcgtcggattcttgcggccagcaggaggacttagcgaacatcacgaggaggaagaatctggctaaacaacagcaacaggatgttgttgatgatatttgcgaatttactgagaaggatagcgttgcgggtgtgagggttgtttcaagttttcggatagactcgaagagagtgaatgcaaggcgaacgaaaagacaagggaagtcgcacgtgcggaatccctccaataatatcgatacgaagattcgatatacaaaggatgtggatgacgaggacgacgatgggattgtcgaggacacgatgaacgtgaagaccttcgaaaaagaagagatcatagtctcggtagatggtaagttgtcaacgtcttccatgtacgaaccgagcctacgaaaatgtcacgatgctgccacgacgatcaaagcccctgacaagagtgaaatgggtaaacaaacaacggagaggaagatagaggaagagcgaaagaggagcagtagcatcgaggacgaccaggccgcggtgttccaagaggaacgagatcagctgcgtgcggacgcaaagagacggattgaggagatccaaatccgaaacaagcgggcgtataacaggagacgcaagaaggcgacagcatacaggacgggagatctagtggcaatcgagaggatgcagaggggtcccgggctaaagctgcatccgaagtttcttggaccgtatcgggtgataaaagtcctgcaaaatgaccgatgcatagtgcagcgagagggggagcacgaagggccacgtacaacttccacggcagccgatcacatgaaatggtggaatgctgacgatagtgatgtaagtgcgagcggcgatgatgagcacatctga
- the LOC126877316 gene encoding venom serine protease Bi-VSP-like isoform X2 produces the protein MIEYRIGAWPWIVALGFRNPRNPDKPLWKCGGSLISARHVLTAAHCAHMDGIENIHNHNIAILRLVEEVPFSRYVYPICTKELLRKSNFVGYNPLVAGWGALRYRRPRRNALMEVQMPVIKNAECKIAYSKFPNAPDVTDGIICAERAQGGKDSCTADRGGPLLIQHELTSYLIGC, from the exons atgatcgaatatcgaatag gcgcttggccatggatcgttgcattaggttttcgtaatccccgaaacccagacaaaccactatggaagtgcggaggttccctgatatcggctaggcatgttttgaccgcagcacattgtgcacatatggatggaatagaaaacatacacaatcataatattgccattcttagattggtggaggaggtgccattttcga ggtacgtatatcccatttgtacgaaagagctcctgcgaaagagcaacttcgtcggctataacccccttgttgctggatggggagcattaagatata gacgaccacgacgtaatgcattaatggaagtacaaatgccagtgattaagaacgccgaatgcaaaatagcttattccaaatttcctaatgcacctgatgtcactgatggtataatatgcgcagAACGTGCTCAGGGTGGaaaggattcttgtacg gctgaccgcggcggaccactgctgatacaacatgaattaacctcgtatttaatag gctgttaa
- the LOC126877316 gene encoding venom serine protease Bi-VSP-like isoform X1 yields MYIHNYDYCILGAWPWIVALGFRNPRNPDKPLWKCGGSLISARHVLTAAHCAHMDGIENIHNHNIAILRLVEEVPFSRYVYPICTKELLRKSNFVGYNPLVAGWGALRYRRPRRNALMEVQMPVIKNAECKIAYSKFPNAPDVTDGIICAERAQGGKDSCTADRGGPLLIQHELTSYLIGC; encoded by the exons atgtatattcacaactatgactattgcattttaggcgcttggccatggatcgttgcattaggttttcgtaatccccgaaacccagacaaaccactatggaagtgcggaggttccctgatatcggctaggcatgttttgaccgcagcacattgtgcacatatggatggaatagaaaacatacacaatcataatattgccattcttagattggtggaggaggtgccattttcga ggtacgtatatcccatttgtacgaaagagctcctgcgaaagagcaacttcgtcggctataacccccttgttgctggatggggagcattaagatata gacgaccacgacgtaatgcattaatggaagtacaaatgccagtgattaagaacgccgaatgcaaaatagcttattccaaatttcctaatgcacctgatgtcactgatggtataatatgcgcagAACGTGCTCAGGGTGGaaaggattcttgtacg gctgaccgcggcggaccactgctgatacaacatgaattaacctcgtatttaatag gctgttaa